The Falco biarmicus isolate bFalBia1 chromosome 1, bFalBia1.pri, whole genome shotgun sequence DNA segment ACTTGGGTCTGATGCATCTCTTGGTTGCTCGATAAAACTAATTCCCTGGTTTGCTTTACCGATGTCCATTACTAGTAATAGTGTCTTTTTTACGCTTCAGAACAATGGTAAAGGTAATAAAGTGCACTTTTAAAGCCTGTcaacaaatacatttacatGCCAAAATACCTAGAATAAGGGCAATTGGAATAAGTAAATTTATGATTTGCAAAGTTAAGAAACATTTGCAGAAttacaggttttttccccccttgggGACTTCAAAATAGCCTGCAGTTCTTGTTTAATGAATTATAACTCTGTTCATGACTAATAAGTCTCACAGTATGTGTAAGGAAttcaggaatttatttttttttaattttcaattttatttctcagtttttctcAAGGTTGACAGAGAGGTTTGTGAATGGGGTGGATATATTAATGGACACATTCTGGAGAATATGGACTGATTTGTTAGATGTTCTTGGAATTGATGGTAAGTGTGATGCCTGTTAACTCCTGAACTGTATCAGCCTGTATTACTGTTTACAAGCATGGGCCGAGTGctaaaataattgcattttatcATGCTGCATTAAGCATCCATCAGTGGTGTCTCTGTCCACTTCATGtggctttggttttggtgtCAGTAGCTTCAAACGAGAGGACTAAAACCACCCATTccctttctgtgtgtgtatctacAGGATGTCTATAAAACCCATTACAAGTTACGGTTGGTTTCTTGGTGTCATCATTAAATGGATGCACATGGCCAGGAATGATGCAGGGAAATAAAGGAGGACTAGAAGAAAGACAGATGCAACTGGAGAGCCTTTATAAAATAACTTTGACAAAGCAAGATCTTTAATCTCAGTATGAATTTTGACCTTAGGCCCTACAGTAGTTTGGCTTTAAAGAAACTTTAGCTCCTCTGCTTTAAGGCAGTTAATTCAGGTGCATCATTGGAGCAGAGCCAATGATTTGAAACTGGTCCATCCAGAAATGGATGAACTAGCTTTACCCCTGACTTCAGAAGACACTGCCATGGCCCCACTGCATGACCCTTTGAAGCTGTGCTTGCATTTTTACCCATACTGCTTCGGCATGCACTCATTAACATCCtgtaaattttcctttgtttttcagccTCCAACCTGACTCATTATTTCAGCCCAGCGGCAATTGCCAACAACCCGACCCGTGCTCTCCTGCTGATTGGTGCCATTTTACTTGCCTATTGGTTTTTATCTCTCTTCCTTGGATTCTTCTTTTATCTCCTGCACATGCTGTTTGGTCGCTTTTTCTGGATTGCGAGGGTTGCCCTTTTCACTCTCTCGTGTGTGTACATCCTCCAGAAGTATGAAGGTGACCCAGAACATGCAGTCCTGCCTCTCTGCTTTGTTGTAGCAGTCTA contains these protein-coding regions:
- the BRI3BP gene encoding BRI3-binding protein, producing the protein MAGGRLPALLVLALLLGGTAGPGAWAARSRGAEKQNSLRRAASGLYQGVSGLFGEDNVRALQKFFSRLTERFVNGVDILMDTFWRIWTDLLDVLGIDASNLTHYFSPAAIANNPTRALLLIGAILLAYWFLSLFLGFFFYLLHMLFGRFFWIARVALFTLSCVYILQKYEGDPEHAVLPLCFVVAVYFMTGPVGFYWRRNSNSSLEEKMDHLDSQIRLLNIRLSRVIENMDRGSDQ